One region of Syntrophobacter fumaroxidans MPOB genomic DNA includes:
- a CDS encoding response regulator, with the protein MALVLVLDDERDACQLMARIISSFGHEVKAFTDSEEALKWVTRVEPDLALLDVGLRGSYGIDVVDRFLRIRPKLKAILITGYPSMATAGEAFHSGTLDLLVKPVELDELEARVRLALGLIK; encoded by the coding sequence ATGGCGTTGGTGCTGGTGTTGGATGATGAGCGGGATGCCTGTCAGTTGATGGCCCGGATCATTTCCTCCTTCGGCCATGAGGTGAAAGCGTTCACGGACAGCGAGGAAGCGCTGAAATGGGTCACCCGGGTGGAACCCGATCTGGCGCTCCTGGATGTAGGACTGCGCGGCTCTTACGGGATCGACGTCGTGGACCGGTTTTTGCGCATCCGGCCGAAGCTTAAAGCCATTCTGATCACGGGTTATCCGTCCATGGCGACTGCCGGAGAAGCCTTTCATTCCGGCACACTGGACCTCCTGGTGAAGCCGGTGGAACTCGATGAGCTTGAAGCGCGTGTCCGCCTTGCATTGGGATTGATAAAATAA
- a CDS encoding sulfite exporter TauE/SafE family protein, whose protein sequence is MKRYWISVLVAVSATLFMFYQNNGIAQQAQVNLSQAAPGARPEVAPGGAPAGGLPEAKPEAGTAKAVEPVTIQTDMTALNNGGVLSVTGSAPAGKPVYLEVWAEDAVRASRFDASVDKDTGKRPYILYMTEAMPAYYRIYTPGELKGTLENIKKLKGDWSASQAIKDLGAEAAYSVPARIKIDRYQATLLGSVVGSRGDLLPAMEEKENRRRSMQLVKARFRDPAKVFMPNVEVKPDGTFSAKVNIDGGSAPGKYFIRAVADKDVKSRTITVENNISFPNIYFSNAGTSINFFGPFLLTLAIAIFGVLMGAGGGFILNPLLVSLWPLPHTVVAGTVMPTVAFSQASGIVNYSKIKFINWKLGTTIGLSMVLGAFIGPKLTELVSLSQYKFIFGWILIVLAGLMFWQTMPAYLAKNKKEQAILKEFKKKAEEKTLRPAVA, encoded by the coding sequence ATGAAGAGATACTGGATTTCGGTGTTGGTTGCGGTGAGTGCGACCCTGTTCATGTTCTACCAGAATAACGGGATCGCCCAGCAGGCACAGGTGAATCTTTCCCAGGCCGCGCCCGGGGCAAGACCCGAGGTCGCCCCGGGGGGGGCTCCGGCCGGTGGATTGCCGGAAGCCAAGCCGGAGGCGGGGACCGCCAAGGCGGTCGAACCGGTCACTATTCAAACGGACATGACCGCATTGAACAACGGCGGCGTCCTGTCGGTTACGGGAAGCGCCCCGGCGGGGAAACCCGTTTACCTGGAAGTTTGGGCCGAGGACGCGGTCCGGGCCTCGAGATTCGATGCGTCGGTGGACAAGGACACCGGAAAGAGGCCGTACATCCTTTACATGACCGAGGCAATGCCGGCGTACTATCGTATTTACACGCCCGGGGAGCTCAAGGGCACACTGGAGAATATCAAGAAGCTGAAGGGTGACTGGAGTGCTTCCCAGGCGATAAAGGACCTCGGAGCGGAAGCGGCGTATTCGGTACCCGCGAGGATCAAAATCGACCGGTACCAGGCGACCCTGCTGGGAAGTGTCGTGGGGTCGCGCGGGGACTTGCTGCCCGCCATGGAGGAGAAGGAAAACCGAAGGCGCTCCATGCAACTGGTCAAAGCCCGCTTCAGAGACCCGGCCAAGGTGTTCATGCCCAACGTGGAAGTGAAGCCTGACGGAACCTTCTCCGCCAAGGTCAACATCGATGGGGGTTCCGCGCCCGGCAAGTATTTCATCAGGGCCGTTGCGGACAAAGACGTTAAGAGCCGGACCATCACCGTCGAGAACAATATTTCTTTTCCCAACATCTATTTCAGCAATGCCGGGACAAGCATCAATTTCTTCGGACCGTTCCTCCTCACCCTCGCGATTGCCATATTCGGGGTGCTGATGGGCGCGGGAGGAGGATTCATACTGAATCCTCTGCTGGTTTCCCTGTGGCCGCTTCCCCACACGGTGGTCGCGGGCACGGTCATGCCCACGGTGGCCTTTTCCCAGGCCAGCGGGATCGTCAACTACTCGAAAATCAAGTTCATCAACTGGAAGCTCGGCACCACCATCGGACTGTCCATGGTATTGGGGGCCTTTATCGGCCCCAAGCTCACGGAATTGGTCTCGCTGAGCCAGTATAAGTTCATTTTCGGATGGATCCTGATCGTGTTGGCCGGCCTCATGTTCTGGCAGACGATGCCCGCCTATCTGGCAAAGAACAAGAAGGAACAGGCCATCCTGAAAGAATTCAAGAAAAAGGCCGAAGAGAAAACGCTCCGCCCGGCGGTCGCATAG
- a CDS encoding sulfite exporter TauE/SafE family protein, whose product MVVEFWGQEFNVNVILGCIGGFVIAVLSSMFGFGGGPFMVPLMTVGLRLPMFVVVGSSLLAIFFNTVVGSARHFQFGNFDLIFFLVMFPAAILGGYIAPQIAKRVSPLVVKRVAVAGLLLLALNLLGVY is encoded by the coding sequence ATGGTAGTTGAATTTTGGGGACAAGAGTTCAATGTCAATGTCATCCTGGGGTGTATCGGCGGTTTCGTGATCGCGGTGCTCTCATCGATGTTCGGATTTGGAGGCGGTCCCTTCATGGTGCCGCTCATGACCGTCGGGTTGAGGCTCCCGATGTTTGTCGTCGTGGGCAGTTCCCTGCTGGCGATTTTCTTCAACACGGTGGTCGGCAGTGCCCGCCACTTTCAATTCGGCAATTTCGATTTGATATTCTTCCTGGTGATGTTCCCGGCGGCAATCCTCGGCGGGTACATCGCACCGCAGATCGCCAAGCGGGTAAGCCCCCTGGTGGTGAAAAGAGTCGCGGTCGCGGGATTGCTCCTGCTCGCATTGAATCTGCTCGGCGTCTATTGA
- a CDS encoding acyl-CoA dehydrogenase family protein yields the protein MPPDAFLERIFHGSIDPDVFQSFRVVQDEAKVDRLRKAYAAILDEYPAGALEAAGAIPERMLRRMGEIGLFGVTIPEEYGGLGFNVWEYMRLVEAMVKMDVSVAIASIAHCSIGVKGVQLFGNDAQKRKYLVPAATGEMIFSYALTEPRIGSDAQHIETLAELSPDGSHYILNGQKTYITNANYAGGLTVFARMDPRRPGFLGVFIVETGWEGVKVGKDMPKMGLKASSTAPVRFTNVRVPVENLLGKPGEGFKIAMTVLNYGRLGLGAASVGMMERSLRDMMKRSSTRVQFQVPIRDFPLIQEKLVRARVNAAVSKAMNDFAAHFLNAAPRLNVAIETSHCKLFGTTRAWDTLYDALQVAGGSGYLSTQPYEKRMRDFRVATVFEGTTEIHSIYPALFLIRKTAKDALRGGRRTAALTFCLKALAARIDWELGFDNRIMRRAWRLAGANARTISRMIPALYLLYRDRLPEKEYLLRRISTLSLYLFGLVALLAGMSARSGSGPYGEEDLRVLAHFTEEAALARKASRRLFDSRKEILDGLICRDLFRGWKDERG from the coding sequence ATGCCTCCAGACGCTTTTCTTGAACGGATATTCCACGGATCGATCGACCCGGATGTCTTTCAATCATTCAGGGTTGTCCAGGACGAGGCCAAGGTGGATCGCCTCCGAAAGGCATATGCCGCCATCCTTGACGAATATCCCGCGGGGGCACTCGAGGCCGCGGGCGCAATACCCGAAAGAATGCTGAGGAGAATGGGTGAGATCGGTCTTTTCGGGGTCACGATTCCGGAGGAGTACGGAGGCCTGGGCTTCAATGTCTGGGAATACATGCGCCTTGTCGAAGCGATGGTGAAAATGGATGTCTCCGTTGCCATCGCCTCCATCGCTCACTGCTCAATCGGTGTGAAAGGCGTCCAGTTGTTCGGAAACGACGCGCAGAAGCGCAAGTACCTCGTTCCGGCGGCGACAGGCGAGATGATCTTCTCCTATGCCCTCACGGAGCCCCGGATCGGCTCCGACGCGCAGCATATCGAGACCCTGGCGGAGCTGTCGCCGGACGGAAGCCATTACATCCTGAACGGGCAGAAAACATACATCACCAACGCCAACTACGCGGGAGGCCTCACCGTATTCGCCCGGATGGATCCCCGGCGCCCCGGCTTCCTGGGGGTTTTCATCGTCGAAACGGGATGGGAGGGAGTCAAAGTCGGGAAAGACATGCCCAAGATGGGCCTAAAGGCAAGTTCCACTGCACCCGTCCGGTTCACGAACGTCCGCGTTCCCGTGGAAAACCTCCTGGGAAAACCCGGTGAGGGATTCAAAATTGCCATGACGGTTCTCAACTACGGCCGGCTCGGCCTGGGTGCCGCCTCCGTGGGAATGATGGAAAGGTCCCTTCGGGACATGATGAAAAGGTCCTCCACGCGGGTTCAGTTCCAAGTCCCGATCAGGGATTTCCCCTTGATCCAGGAAAAACTGGTCAGGGCGCGGGTGAACGCCGCGGTGAGCAAGGCCATGAACGACTTCGCCGCCCACTTTCTGAATGCGGCCCCCCGCCTCAACGTTGCCATCGAGACTTCCCACTGCAAGCTTTTCGGAACCACCCGTGCCTGGGACACCCTTTACGACGCGCTCCAGGTCGCGGGCGGCTCGGGCTATCTCTCGACCCAGCCTTACGAGAAACGAATGAGGGATTTTCGCGTGGCCACGGTGTTTGAAGGTACGACCGAGATTCATTCCATCTATCCGGCTCTCTTCCTGATACGGAAAACGGCAAAGGATGCCCTGCGCGGCGGGAGACGGACCGCGGCACTCACCTTCTGCCTGAAGGCACTGGCGGCCAGGATCGATTGGGAGCTCGGATTCGACAACAGGATCATGAGACGTGCGTGGCGGCTGGCCGGAGCCAACGCAAGGACAATCTCCAGGATGATTCCCGCGTTGTACCTTCTCTATCGGGACAGACTGCCGGAGAAGGAATATCTGCTGCGCAGGATCTCCACGTTGAGCCTTTATCTGTTCGGTTTGGTCGCTTTGCTCGCCGGCATGAGCGCCCGCAGCGGATCGGGACCGTACGGCGAGGAAGACCTCCGCGTACTGGCCCACTTCACCGAGGAGGCCGCACTGGCGAGGAAAGCAAGCCGGCGGCTCTTCGATTCGAGAAAGGAAATTCTGGACGGGCTCATCTGCCGGGATCTGTTTCGCGGGTGGAAAGACGAACGCGGGTGA
- a CDS encoding HD domain-containing phosphohydrolase: protein MRIVIIEDDPHLGKLLDECLHHLGHEKVQLCVSGREARLAMEQETFDCAFIDLKLPDINGLELLEEFKRRDPRLPVVMMSGFPTMHATIEAMQKGASDFLTKPFTMQNVVLALERITKERTLLMENLGLLMECEARKELQLVNLELEEKIREQFKLFEISTEIDEARSSEDLYPCIVRLASGLGSIVKAGFFVLPRGQRSIVRMAEHGPGVNGSSPSIFSIPDDSLRKVFLDDAGHFFLPRHKVEAYSPLPGDFAVEGSALSCWPVRIRGELFGFLAACHNGGNSSLPPTDMKLLDFLVKKSALAIENMALYESLIANFYGILRSLVNALEAKDPYTGKHSERVTRYAISIGRKMGLSGTQVESLNTICHLHDIGKIGIRDNILNKTGALTVEEYELIKQHPVIGETIVAELGLSAEERAIIRYHHERWNGEGYPDGLSRDEIPLLARIVAVADAFDAMTTKRAYREGMSRSEAVLELQRHSGTQFDPAVIDAFLETIRTKA from the coding sequence ATGAGAATAGTCATAATCGAAGATGATCCCCATCTTGGGAAACTGCTGGACGAATGTCTCCATCACCTCGGCCACGAAAAAGTCCAGCTTTGCGTCTCGGGGCGTGAAGCACGTTTGGCCATGGAACAGGAGACGTTCGATTGTGCGTTTATTGACTTGAAACTGCCGGACATAAACGGTCTGGAGCTCCTCGAGGAATTCAAACGGCGTGATCCGCGACTGCCGGTCGTGATGATGAGCGGTTTTCCAACGATGCATGCCACGATTGAAGCCATGCAGAAGGGCGCATCGGACTTTCTGACGAAACCGTTCACGATGCAAAACGTGGTATTGGCCCTCGAGCGAATCACCAAGGAACGCACCCTGCTGATGGAAAACCTTGGCCTCCTGATGGAATGCGAAGCCAGGAAGGAACTGCAACTGGTCAACCTCGAGCTGGAGGAAAAGATTCGAGAGCAGTTCAAGCTGTTCGAAATATCCACGGAAATCGATGAAGCCCGTTCCAGCGAGGACCTGTATCCCTGCATCGTGAGGCTGGCATCGGGTTTGGGCAGCATTGTGAAGGCGGGGTTCTTCGTGTTGCCCAGAGGGCAGAGGAGTATCGTTCGCATGGCCGAGCACGGCCCCGGCGTGAACGGATCGAGCCCTTCGATTTTCTCGATTCCGGATGATTCGCTCAGGAAGGTGTTTCTCGATGATGCCGGCCACTTCTTTCTCCCGCGCCACAAGGTGGAGGCGTACTCTCCGCTGCCGGGCGACTTTGCCGTGGAGGGGAGCGCGTTGAGCTGCTGGCCGGTCCGCATCAGGGGTGAGCTGTTCGGCTTCCTCGCGGCCTGTCACAACGGGGGAAACAGCAGCCTGCCGCCGACGGATATGAAACTGCTCGATTTCCTGGTGAAAAAATCCGCGCTCGCCATCGAAAATATGGCACTCTATGAGAGTCTTATCGCCAATTTTTATGGTATTCTGAGATCGCTCGTCAATGCGCTCGAAGCCAAGGACCCCTATACCGGGAAGCACTCCGAGCGGGTGACCCGATACGCCATCTCCATCGGGAGGAAAATGGGCTTGTCCGGCACACAGGTGGAGTCGCTCAATACGATCTGCCATTTGCACGATATCGGCAAGATCGGCATCCGGGACAACATCCTGAACAAGACCGGAGCCTTGACGGTTGAGGAATACGAGTTGATCAAGCAACATCCGGTCATAGGGGAGACCATTGTGGCCGAGCTCGGACTGAGTGCCGAGGAAAGAGCCATCATCAGGTATCATCACGAACGCTGGAACGGTGAGGGCTACCCCGATGGTCTCTCCCGGGATGAGATCCCGCTGCTGGCGCGTATTGTGGCCGTTGCGGATGCGTTCGACGCCATGACCACGAAACGGGCGTACCGGGAAGGCATGTCCCGGTCCGAAGCTGTCCTGGAGCTGCAAAGGCACAGCGGCACGCAATTCGATCCGGCGGTGATCGATGCCTTTTTGGAAACCATCCGGACCAAGGCCTGA
- a CDS encoding ATP-binding protein: MKYANFPETPEDLDVFYEKCLEALFEKDRLAYLGHFLKGLIHNINGPLQNISMLLEILIRGLDAQDAFMRSHCKTDTEEWDELMLKQRTRFTHLHQQIAGVAQMLRDFMVIYEVERKGTELELNLVLTKLTNVFRADLFFKHQVELDLRLTKNLPMLHIPGRCLIPVLIHLIRNALVAMRGAKRKKLTIESLAMDGKVTVVFKDTGCGSSGNEEMWSGLFYSMWENPMPEGEEEKHSGFGLFAVERLLEPYGGKIRFEREEEGTRVILEIPVNRR, encoded by the coding sequence ATGAAATATGCGAATTTCCCGGAAACCCCCGAGGATCTTGACGTTTTCTACGAAAAATGCCTGGAAGCGTTGTTCGAAAAGGACCGACTGGCTTATCTCGGCCATTTCCTCAAAGGTCTCATCCACAATATCAACGGACCACTGCAGAATATCTCCATGCTGCTGGAGATCCTGATCCGGGGATTGGACGCTCAGGACGCATTCATGCGCTCCCACTGCAAAACCGATACGGAGGAATGGGATGAGCTGATGCTCAAGCAACGCACGCGGTTCACGCACCTGCACCAGCAGATTGCCGGTGTGGCGCAGATGTTGCGGGATTTTATGGTGATCTACGAGGTGGAGCGCAAAGGGACGGAACTGGAGCTCAACCTTGTGCTCACCAAATTGACCAATGTGTTTCGCGCCGATCTGTTTTTCAAACACCAGGTTGAGCTCGATTTGCGCTTGACCAAGAATTTGCCGATGCTCCATATCCCAGGCCGCTGCCTTATCCCGGTGCTCATCCATCTGATCAGGAATGCTCTCGTCGCCATGCGGGGGGCGAAGCGCAAGAAGCTCACCATCGAATCCCTGGCGATGGACGGCAAGGTGACGGTTGTTTTCAAGGATACCGGCTGTGGGTCGAGCGGCAATGAGGAAATGTGGTCCGGACTCTTCTATTCCATGTGGGAGAATCCCATGCCCGAAGGGGAGGAAGAGAAACATTCGGGGTTCGGCCTGTTTGCCGTGGAGCGCCTCCTTGAGCCTTACGGGGGTAAGATCCGGTTCGAACGCGAGGAGGAGGGAACCCGGGTAATCCTGGAAATACCGGTGAACCGTCGCTAG
- a CDS encoding chemotaxis protein CheD, whose product MAEKEIPELREYFLRPGFIFVSRQPSLISTVLGSCVAVCLRDNLREFGGMNHFLFPLVEDPEQATAKFGNVATNALVRSFLKMGSDPEDLEAQIFGGALLADGLTSAAEVSHANVAIARHVLQRCGVRVVSEDVGGNKGRKLVYNSYTNQVMVIRVERIRSGDWYPYHGSR is encoded by the coding sequence TTGGCAGAAAAGGAAATTCCTGAGCTCAGGGAATACTTTCTGAGGCCGGGATTTATCTTTGTGTCGAGACAGCCCAGCCTGATTTCAACGGTGCTGGGGTCGTGCGTTGCCGTCTGCCTCCGTGATAACCTCAGGGAATTCGGTGGGATGAATCACTTCCTGTTTCCGCTGGTGGAAGACCCCGAACAGGCCACCGCGAAATTCGGTAATGTTGCCACCAATGCCTTGGTCCGGTCGTTCCTGAAGATGGGGAGCGATCCCGAAGACCTGGAAGCGCAGATCTTCGGCGGCGCGCTACTGGCCGACGGCCTGACGAGTGCCGCGGAAGTGAGCCATGCCAACGTGGCGATTGCCCGGCACGTCCTGCAAAGATGCGGAGTCCGCGTCGTTTCCGAAGATGTTGGCGGCAATAAGGGACGAAAGCTTGTATACAATAGTTATACCAACCAGGTAATGGTCATCCGGGTGGAGAGGATCAGAAGCGGAGACTGGTATCCTTATCACGGGTCTCGATAA
- a CDS encoding flagellar biosynthesis anti-sigma factor FlgM, producing the protein MGTRKNSDHPGRGTRWLEEKANGKARHGKRTASATDDTALITTQVARIVEEIVSGEVRPERIRSIKSLIENDAYTIQPDEIARKMLGELW; encoded by the coding sequence ATGGGAACGAGAAAGAACTCGGATCACCCGGGTCGCGGTACGAGATGGCTTGAGGAAAAGGCCAACGGCAAGGCTCGACATGGAAAAAGGACCGCATCCGCAACCGATGACACTGCGCTCATCACGACTCAAGTCGCCAGGATAGTGGAGGAAATTGTGAGTGGAGAGGTTCGGCCCGAGCGAATACGGTCTATCAAGAGTCTCATCGAAAACGATGCCTACACCATTCAACCTGATGAAATCGCACGGAAGATGCTGGGAGAGCTCTGGTAG